The stretch of DNA AAGGCCTGAATCATCTTCATAGTCGTCACTCAAGTTACCcacattttaaaatcaatgttgggattttttaaaggttttattATATTGGAAGTGACCGAGACGTTGCACCTGTAATAAAACCAACCAAATGAAGCTTATACTATACTATCATACTGTGGCGGGATTTAaagttctttaaaaaaaaaaaaaaaaaaatctgttttgtctcttttttactacgatttgttttctgttttattttcattgtctctaccaaaagaaaaaaaagtatagatttGTGAAAAATTCATCCGTAAAATCTATATTTCTTtccttaaattttaaataaaacatactatcctgatttttgttttctttaagaAGAATTATCTCACGAATGGAGATAATATATCATAGTATCATACTATCATTTACAATTGTTCAACATcattaaccaattttttttttttgcttcttgtcaACTGTTcaagatttgtttatttctccAACGTCGTAACTTACTCATAATATTTATAGGGGGAAAACATTAATTGTAGTTGTTTAACTGTATGTAATGCAGGATCTGACAAATATCCTATtgaatttgttatttaataagTATTGTTAATGTTTGTAATCTCGTGATTTGCGGGAAATTTAGCTGAGTCAGACCTCGtaatttaattacataaaaaaaaaaaagattggtcCATTTCCACGTACGTTAATGCAAAAAAATGGCATGACCTTGGCCGGCCGTACAGTTGTCCCCATCCCCCTAGACCAGTCAACGTTGACTCCGTTTCTTTAATCTCGTTCGTTCCCGTCTTCTCTCTTCCACGAGCCGTCTTGTGCGTGTCGTCTGTTCTCCTAATGACTCCACGTGACATTTCTATTTATTAGGCCCACATTATCATTTACTATATGGGCCTCATCCCAACATCATCAGCCCatttaagtttaattatgtcactataaaaaaatgttggtccaataaaatcaaattcgtGATCGTGTTCGCTTCTTtctccgtttttttttgtttttgtttttaccgGCGAGAAAGCTGGTGGTAGTAATTGGGCGGCGATGGAAGCGATGAGGACGAAATGGGTGGCTATGGCGGCTAGTATATGGATACAGTGCACAAGCGGCGCTTCCTACACCTTCAGTATCTATTCCGCCGTCTTGAAATCGACTCAATCGTATGATCAATCCACTCTCGACACCGTCTCCGTCTTCAAGGACATCGGAGCTAACGCCGGGGTTTTCTCCGGGCTTTTGTATACATACGCTACCTCAAATCGCCGACGTGGGCGTGGAGGCGGAACCGGAGGCGCAGGAGGGCCTTGGGTTGTGCTTGCTATTGGGGCAATTCAATGCTTCGCCGGTTATTTTCTCATTTGGGCTTCCGTCACCGGACTGATTTCGAAGCCGCCGGCGCCTTTGATGTGTCTCTTTATGTTCTTAGCAGCTCAGTCGCAAACGTTCTTCAATACGGCTAATGTCGTTAGTGCCGTTGAGAATTTCGCTGACTATGGTGGTACAGCCGTCGGCATTATGAaggttgtttttgttattttactgTAGTCTTTAAATTTTTCGGTATCTTGAGTGAATCTGTATTTGTTGGATCATGCTTTAAGTTTCCTTGGGACCTAAAATGATCCGTATACGACTATTATGTTCCTGGTAGGGTATAAATGGGGGCACTTGGGGGGGTAACTGTTTGAAAAGGTTGGTCCTTTGTACTTGGACGTGAAAGCAATCGTGGACATTTTGAATCCACTCGTTGATATATAAAAGAGTCGAAACTGTGTATCATAAGGGTAGTAGGACCTACTGTTTGGtaaatatttgttcttttctgGTAACTTCTTTTGATTCATTGTttcaagtttggtttttttttttctgcaaataGTATAGTGGTTGTGAGAGCGAACTGATGCAAGCTGAAAATTTTGTGGGATGTAGAAGATGATTTTTTGTTGATTCCATCTTGTTTGGTATCTTAGATTATGACAGAGTTTTGTAGAAATTTTGGCTTATGTTTCTAGTTGATTTATCAGAATTAAGGTTATGTTGTGGATAGAGTTAGTTTAAAATGCCATAGAACAACTTTCAGAGATTGATTGAAGTACAGTTGGTGTACTTGATAATgtgatgtatttttatttagaagGTCATGGTATTTGCATAAACTGGTCAGTTTTTCTTACAAGCTGTTTTGAATATGCGTTTGCACTGTTGATACggtgttttaatttgtttatgaTCATGGTGAAGCATTCACGCTTATCTCTACTTCTTTCTTTGCAGGGTTTTCTTGGTCTAAGCGGAGCGATATTAATTCAACTGTACGAGACAGTGTGTGCTGGAGACCCAGCGAGCTTCATTCTTCTACTGGCAGTAACACCAACAGTGCTCTCACTCTTGGTCATGCCTCTAGTCAGGATCTATGAGACAAGCGTAACCGATGATAAAAAGCATTTAAATGGTCTTTCAGCTGTATCTCTAATCATTGCAGCTTATCTTATGATCGTAATCATATTGAAGAATACCTTAAGTTTGTCATCATGGGCCAATGTTGTCACACTTGTCTGTCTACTCGTTTTGCTTGCCTTGCCTCTACTTATTGCGAGAAGAGCACAACTAGACAACATGGAGAAAACAGCACCACATGATTATTCCCCTCTCATAAGCAGTCCAAAGGCAACAACCTCCGGTAACCAAAGTTCTGAAGGCGACAGTAGAGTGGATTCTGGTCTGAATGAGAGCCTGAATCTTCTGCAAGCTATGAAAAGTCTAAGCTTCTGGTtgttgtttcttgccatgattTGTGGAATGGGCTCTGGACTTTCGACGATAAACAACATTCGGCAAATAGGCGAGTCTCTTCGATACTCATCTGTTGAGATAAATTCACTGGTCTCCTTGTGGAGTATATGGAACTTTCTTGGTAGATTTGGAGCTGGTTATGCCTCAGATGCGTTGCTGCACAAAAAAGGATGGCCACGCCCTTTGCTAATGGCTGCAACACTTGGAACGATGACCATAGGCCACCTAATCATAGCCTCTGGTTTTCAAGGAAACCTTTATGTTGGTTCTGTTATAGTTGGCGTTTGTTATGGTTCACAGTGGTCATTGATGCCTACAATCACCTCTGAACTATTCGGGGTCCGCCACATGGGAACCATCTTCAACACCATATCCGTGGCTAGTCCTATTGGTTCCTATATCTTCTCTGTAAGATTGATCGGTTATATCTATGACAAGACTGCTTCTGGAGAAGGGAACACATGTTATGGCTCTCACTGCTTCAGGATGTCATTTATTATAATGGCGTCTGTTGCCTTCTTCGGGTTTCTGGTCGCCATTGTACTGTTCTTTAGGACAAAGGCGCTATACCGACAGATCCTGATAAAGAGGTTGCATCGTCGATAGAGTTCTTGTGAATACTATACTTCAGAAAGAATTATACAAATACTGCTTCCCAGAGGTACACATCAAATACTTTACCTATATGTTAATTGTAAGTTATGTTTTTAtcaagtgtgtgtgtgtgtgtttagagatgggaagaaagaaagatgagatctttgtctctctttctttttttgtagtttCTTCCACAAATGTGAGTTTTGTGAAGTGTATAGACATCTCAGATCCCCCAATAatgttgtaattttataaaaattcaaatttgttgATAAGCCATGCTCTATGCATTTAAATAATACTGCAGGCCATAGTCTCagtcattcattcattcattattCATACTAATCCACAAACCAATCACCAATTCACCAACACTCTCTATTCAATGCCTTTCCAATTATACTGTTTATAACGTCAACGTAATTACTTTATTAGTAGGAAAAACAAGTTATGACTTTGGAATGAAAAGTAGTTTTGTAGCCTTAAATGGAAGAGAACTTGAAGAAGACAaatgctttttttctttctaccaaCTTCAAACCTACTTTTTCGAACCCCAATAAGTGTTCCTAGAAATCCAAAACCCAGAGGTAAGAAGTCAACTACTTTGACTTTCTAATCTGAAGACGATGATAGTCCCGTGAATGAGAGAGGAGCTGTAAATCAAAAGCTAGCagcaaagcaaagaaaaagacaCAAACTTTGTCATCGTATCTCACTCTCTGACACGAGAAAgttgaaaaattcaaagatgaaCATGATAACAATATTCATTAATTGTTATTATATCAGACGAGAGATTTCTGGGGATATGGTTGTTGGTAGTCATGGGAAGACAGTAAACGCCATCGCAGTTTCATTTATTCTGTCTGTAGAGTCAAACgaactaattttattatttgattcttAATCATATCTCTCTTGTCTTCTTGTCCTGAGAGATCAGATGTATATAAAAGAgagttcttttcttcttctttcttgattctctctctctctctctctcttccactgTCATTATCCATAAGCCTCAAGATTTGTCTCTTCTGAGACACCATGAGGCTTCATCAGTTCTTCTTCTGTTTGCTCCTGTCATCATGCTTCGCTCTTTCTTCCTTGGCTCTTCCTCTTTGTTCCGATTCAagtgagttatttttttttttttttttNNNNNNNNNNNNNNNNNNNNNNNNNNNNNNNNNNNNNNNNNNNNNNNNNNNNNNNNNNNNNNNNNNNNNNNNNNNNNNNNNNNNNNNNNNNNNNNNNNNNNNNNNNNNNNNNNNNNNNNNNNNNNNNNNNNNNNNNNNNNNNNNNNNNNNNNNNNNNNNNNNNNNNNNNNNNNNNNNNNNNNNNNNNNNNNNNNNNNNNNNNNNNNNNNNNNNNNNNNNNNNNNNNNNNNNNNNNNNNNNNNNNNNNNNNNNNNNNNNNNNNNNNNNNNNNNNNNNNNNNNNNNNNNNNNNNNNNNNNNNNNNNNNNNNNNNNNNNNNNNNNNNNNNNNNNNNNNNNNNNNNNNNNNNtttttttttttttttttttatcctactgattttattttagttctgctattctttgatttgatgtaattctcaacttttttttgtttgtggtggtttcttttttttttaacaggagCTCCATTGGAGGTGAATTCGACATTGAGCTTTTGTCCTTACAAAGTAAAGACATGTTGCAATACAATGGAAGATTCCAATTTGAATAAGCAATTCCAAGCTATGAACATTTCCGACAAGAGTTGTGCTTCTGTTGTAAAGTCAATCCTTTGTGCTGTAAGTACAATCTTATCTTGTAGCTCTGATAAATTCTTCAAACTTCTCATTCTGCAACACTCAATACATAATTTACTTCAATCTGTAACCATTTTTTACCTGATTAATTTGGAACCATTGTcctgtttttgtttgaaaaagaatatgCATAAGAGGAATTGTGTTCTGAGTTCTTATTCTGATGTTACAGAAATGCGATCCTTATTCATCGGACTTATTCAGCGATAATTTAGATCAACAGTCTGTTCCATTCCTCTGCAACT from Camelina sativa cultivar DH55 chromosome 9, Cs, whole genome shotgun sequence encodes:
- the LOC104713117 gene encoding protein NUCLEAR FUSION DEFECTIVE 4-like, encoding MEAMRTKWVAMAASIWIQCTSGASYTFSIYSAVLKSTQSYDQSTLDTVSVFKDIGANAGVFSGLLYTYATSNRRRGRGGGTGGAGGPWVVLAIGAIQCFAGYFLIWASVTGLISKPPAPLMCLFMFLAAQSQTFFNTANVVSAVENFADYGGTAVGIMKGFLGLSGAILIQLYETVCAGDPASFILLLAVTPTVLSLLVMPLVRIYETSVTDDKKHLNGLSAVSLIIAAYLMIVIILKNTLSLSSWANVVTLVCLLVLLALPLLIARRAQLDNMEKTAPHDYSPLISSPKATTSGNQSSEGDSRVDSGLNESLNLLQAMKSLSFWLLFLAMICGMGSGLSTINNIRQIGESLRYSSVEINSLVSLWSIWNFLGRFGAGYASDALLHKKGWPRPLLMAATLGTMTIGHLIIASGFQGNLYVGSVIVGVCYGSQWSLMPTITSELFGVRHMGTIFNTISVASPIGSYIFSVRLIGYIYDKTASGEGNTCYGSHCFRMSFIIMASVAFFGFLVAIVLFFRTKALYRQILIKRLHRR